One segment of Nocardioides sp. QY071 DNA contains the following:
- a CDS encoding alcohol dehydrogenase catalytic domain-containing protein has protein sequence MRAVTWQGKGRMSVEDVPDPHIQDADDIVIRVTSSGLCGSDLHLYEPLAPFMEVGDVVGHEPIGVVEEVGREVSSLRPGDRVVVPFNVSCGRCWMCARGLHSQCETTQNVEQGTGASLFGYSKLYGQVPGAQAEYLRVPFADRLPIKVPDGPPDDRFVFLSDVLPTAWQAVEYAALQPGDTLLVLGAGPIGDMCTRIALMRGIRVLVLDPVPERLQRVSAYGAEALVTENHVDAITTVLELTRGRGADAVIDAVGMEAHGSPMAESVSKLVGLLPDRMAQPLMRTAGVDRLAALHLAIQAVRRGGTVSVVGVYGGPMDPMPLMEMFDKQVQLRMGQANVRRWSDEILSLLLDGTDHLGVESFATHHLPLEEAPSAYRDFREKNDGMVKVLFRP, from the coding sequence ATGAGGGCCGTGACCTGGCAGGGCAAGGGCCGGATGAGCGTCGAGGACGTCCCGGACCCGCACATCCAGGACGCCGACGACATCGTCATCCGGGTCACGTCCAGCGGGCTGTGCGGCTCGGACCTGCACCTGTACGAGCCGCTCGCGCCGTTCATGGAGGTCGGCGACGTCGTGGGCCACGAGCCGATCGGCGTGGTCGAGGAGGTGGGCCGCGAGGTGTCGTCGCTGCGGCCGGGCGACCGGGTCGTCGTACCGTTCAACGTCAGCTGCGGCCGGTGCTGGATGTGCGCCCGCGGGCTGCACAGCCAGTGCGAGACGACCCAGAACGTCGAGCAGGGCACCGGAGCGAGCCTGTTCGGCTACAGCAAGCTGTACGGGCAGGTGCCCGGGGCGCAGGCGGAGTACCTGCGGGTCCCGTTCGCCGACCGGCTGCCGATCAAGGTTCCCGACGGCCCGCCCGACGACCGCTTCGTGTTCCTCTCCGACGTGCTGCCGACCGCGTGGCAGGCGGTGGAGTACGCCGCGCTGCAGCCCGGTGACACCCTGCTCGTGCTCGGCGCCGGGCCGATCGGTGACATGTGCACGCGGATCGCGCTGATGCGCGGCATCCGGGTCCTCGTCCTCGACCCCGTGCCGGAGCGGCTGCAGCGGGTCTCGGCGTACGGCGCGGAGGCGCTGGTCACCGAGAACCACGTCGACGCCATCACCACCGTCCTCGAGCTGACCCGGGGCCGTGGGGCGGACGCGGTGATCGACGCCGTCGGCATGGAGGCGCACGGCTCGCCGATGGCCGAGTCGGTGTCGAAGCTGGTCGGACTGCTACCGGACCGGATGGCGCAGCCGCTGATGCGCACCGCTGGTGTGGACCGCCTGGCCGCGCTGCACCTGGCGATCCAGGCGGTCCGGCGCGGCGGCACCGTGTCGGTGGTGGGGGTCTACGGCGGTCCGATGGACCCGATGCCCCTCATGGAGATGTTCGACAAGCAGGTGCAGCTGCGGATGGGCCAGGCGAACGTACGACGCTGGAGCGACGAGATCCTGAGCCTGCTGCTGGACGGGACCGACCACCTCGGCGTGGAGTCGTTCGCGACCCACCACCTTCCGCTCGAGGAGGCGCCGTCGGCGTACCGCGACTTCCGCGAGAAGAACGACGGCATGGTGAAGGTGCTCTTCCGGCCCTGA
- a CDS encoding sigma-70 family RNA polymerase sigma factor, which yields MKGLSATTICSTATSDGTGRRLRPHTCPTPHGPHRYGGAGPLVDDPFGLCRIARRGGDPYGNALGWVATHQTCGQAHRHTALEVREYQVSIASIPTIPHRSTASSIGQVSSAERKARTAELLAKARECPPGERDDLLQEVIVLNIPVARTLAARYRNRGQSSDELEQVACLALTRAVQSFDPARGDDLLVFAVPSILGELKRHFRSAAWVVRPPRRLQEIRPRVVAAQEDLAQHLGRPPTPLELATELDCPVAEVEEALSCGDLAHATSLDEPVAATGSPLGELLPTVDPGFEHSEAVAVLGPACRQLKARDRRILQMRFYEQRTQQEIADELGVTQVQVSRLLQRIFTDLRRSVGVDPRPHAA from the coding sequence GTGAAGGGGCTGAGCGCCACCACGATCTGCTCCACCGCGACCTCCGACGGGACGGGGCGCCGGCTGCGCCCTCACACCTGTCCAACACCGCACGGGCCGCACCGTTACGGCGGGGCAGGTCCTCTCGTGGATGATCCGTTCGGGCTATGCCGGATAGCCCGGCGGGGTGGTGACCCGTATGGGAACGCGCTAGGTTGGGTAGCGACGCATCAGACATGTGGCCAAGCCCACCGCCACACCGCTCTCGAAGTTCGGGAGTACCAAGTGTCCATCGCATCGATTCCCACCATCCCCCACCGTTCCACCGCTTCATCCATCGGCCAGGTCAGCTCCGCCGAGCGCAAGGCGCGAACCGCAGAGCTGCTGGCGAAGGCCCGGGAGTGTCCGCCAGGGGAGCGGGACGATCTCTTGCAAGAGGTCATCGTCCTCAACATCCCCGTGGCACGCACGCTCGCCGCTCGCTACCGCAACCGGGGCCAGTCGTCCGACGAGCTCGAGCAGGTCGCGTGCCTCGCGCTGACCCGCGCGGTGCAGTCCTTCGACCCGGCGCGCGGCGACGACCTGCTGGTCTTCGCCGTGCCCAGCATCCTGGGCGAGCTCAAGCGGCACTTCCGCTCCGCCGCCTGGGTGGTCCGGCCCCCGCGCCGGCTCCAGGAGATCCGCCCTCGGGTGGTCGCCGCGCAGGAGGACCTGGCCCAGCACCTCGGCCGGCCGCCGACGCCGCTCGAGCTGGCCACCGAGCTCGACTGCCCGGTCGCCGAGGTCGAGGAGGCGCTGTCGTGCGGCGACCTGGCCCACGCCACCTCGCTCGACGAGCCGGTCGCGGCGACCGGTAGCCCGCTCGGCGAGCTGCTCCCGACCGTCGACCCCGGCTTCGAGCACAGCGAGGCCGTGGCCGTGCTCGGCCCGGCCTGTCGCCAGCTCAAGGCCCGTGACCGCCGGATCCTGCAGATGCGGTTCTACGAGCAGCGCACCCAGCAGGAGATCGCCGACGAGCTCGGCGTGACCCAGGTGCAGGTCTCGCGGCTGCTGCAGCGGATCTTCACCGACCTGCGCCGCTCGGTCGGCGTGGACCCGAGGCCGCACGCCGCCTGA
- a CDS encoding response regulator transcription factor, whose product MPAENPIRVYIVDDHEVVRRGVASLLETDPELEVVGQSGSATVALREILQLRPDIAVLDANLSDGTGVDICREMRSVDPNIKALILTTYDDPDAISAAILAGASGYVLKKIEGNSLLNGIKLVAGGHSLIDPAVANRVVEQMEMQRKSLDVICELTPQQRKIFFLIAEGMTNRQIAEKLYLAEKTVKNHVTGLLARLGLQHRTQAALLAVRLRGAEGSAPAAAPSLGSVPPAADRRVG is encoded by the coding sequence GTGCCTGCCGAGAATCCGATCCGCGTCTACATCGTCGACGACCACGAGGTCGTACGCCGTGGTGTGGCGAGCCTGCTCGAGACCGACCCCGAGCTCGAGGTGGTCGGCCAGTCCGGCAGTGCCACGGTCGCGCTGCGCGAGATCCTCCAGCTGCGCCCCGACATCGCCGTCCTCGACGCCAACCTGTCGGACGGCACCGGGGTCGACATCTGCCGTGAGATGCGCTCGGTCGACCCGAACATCAAGGCCCTGATCCTGACGACCTACGACGACCCCGACGCGATCTCCGCGGCGATCCTGGCCGGCGCGTCCGGCTACGTGCTGAAGAAGATCGAGGGCAACTCGCTCCTCAACGGCATCAAGCTCGTCGCCGGCGGCCACTCGCTGATCGACCCGGCTGTCGCCAACCGCGTCGTCGAGCAGATGGAGATGCAGCGCAAGTCGCTCGACGTCATCTGCGAGCTCACCCCGCAGCAGCGCAAGATCTTCTTCCTCATCGCCGAGGGCATGACCAACCGGCAGATCGCGGAGAAGCTGTACCTGGCCGAGAAGACGGTCAAGAACCACGTCACCGGCCTGCTCGCCCGCCTCGGGCTCCAGCACCGCACCCAGGCCGCGCTGCTCGCCGTACGCCTGCGCGGGGCCGAGGGCTCGGCGCCCGCCGCCGCTCCTTCCCTGGGCTCGGTGCCGCCGGCCGCGGACCGCCGCGTCGGCTGA